The genomic window AAAAATTAGTTTAAACTAAATATTTAGTTATATTTGCTTCAATGTTCAACTAAAAACTTAGTTAAATGAAACAGTTAACTAAAGCAGAAGAAGAAATAATGCAAGCCCTCTGGCAATTAAAAAAAGCCAATGTAAAGTCGGTAATTGAGATACTGCCAGAGCCAAAACCAGCCTATAATACAGTGTCTACAATTGTTAGGATTCTAGAGTCTAAAGGTTTTGTAGATTATGAAAAGGAAGGAAAAGGGCATACCTACTTTCCAATAGTTGCAAAAGAAGCTTACAGTAATCAGTCTATAAATAAGTTGCTAGACAACTATTTTCAAGGCTCTTTTAAGAGTATGGTGTCTTTTTTCGTAAAAAAGAATGATGTAGATATTAATGACATAGAGAGTTTACTAAACGAAATTAACAAAGACAAGTAGTTATGTTATACACCATCCTACAAATAGTATTGTTTCAAACACTATTTCTGTTAGTGTATGATCTGTTTTTAAGACGTGAAACTTTTTTTAATTATAACAGAATATATCTATTGCTTACATCGGTTTCCTCTATAGTATTACCGTTTGTAAAACTTCCAGAATTAAGGAAAGTTACAACCCAAGAAACCGTAATAAGATTACCGGAAGTCTTTATTGGAGATGCTTCAAACACTACGTCAAACCATCAAGTCATAGAGCA from Winogradskyella sp. MH6 includes these protein-coding regions:
- a CDS encoding BlaI/MecI/CopY family transcriptional regulator; the encoded protein is MKQLTKAEEEIMQALWQLKKANVKSVIEILPEPKPAYNTVSTIVRILESKGFVDYEKEGKGHTYFPIVAKEAYSNQSINKLLDNYFQGSFKSMVSFFVKKNDVDINDIESLLNEINKDK